In Pontiella desulfatans, one DNA window encodes the following:
- a CDS encoding cupin domain-containing protein, with protein MDIYNVENGETVFDQDGCVGTRLYEAAGCEYVHLAIAPGGGIPEHALPLAVSFYVLEGRGRCTVSGAECEVSAGEMVECPPNEPRGWRNESAETLQVLVIKRAANRAGHELR; from the coding sequence ATGGATATCTACAACGTTGAAAACGGCGAGACGGTCTTTGACCAGGACGGTTGTGTAGGGACGCGGCTTTACGAGGCGGCGGGGTGTGAATATGTGCACCTGGCCATCGCACCGGGCGGCGGGATTCCCGAGCACGCGCTGCCGCTGGCGGTTTCGTTCTACGTGCTGGAAGGGCGGGGCCGATGCACGGTTTCCGGGGCGGAGTGCGAAGTGTCCGCCGGTGAAATGGTCGAATGCCCGCCGAATGAGCCGCGCGGCTGGCGCAACGAGTCCGCTGAAACGTTGCAGGTGCTGGTGATCAAGCGGGCGGCAAACCGCGCTGGGCACGAATTGCGCTGA
- the smc gene encoding chromosome segregation protein SMC — MYLKTLEIVGFKSFANKTKLEFEPGMTAIVGPNGCGKSNVSDSVRWVLGEQRARALRGAKMEDVIFNGTDSAKPLGMAEVSITLADCTEALGIEFNEVCITRRVFRSGESGYFLNRKACRLKDIHRLFMDTGVGTDSYSVLEQGKIDQILSARPEDRRTVFEEASGITKYKADKKEALRKLEHTEANLLRLDDVIREVKRQIISLQRQAGKAKRFKELSEEMRGLDIYVTNQRLQEYARKLNELTGELNVLERKVNELHEQVETAEDEAESSRKALTELEETISVAMEQASAARSELERTRNLIAMNTDRIAELSTLAQRNSQETEEARMRLEAHRNELQKIIDDIAEAQTAKAEAAEGLEKVTAVQKDVEEQMNGTRAQLNNLRNESVALDSKASKMQNELNALDARDREAMLKKERLATEKSELERSLKSFLEREEEMNGKVEMLQGKVAEQADTLNALNSDRANRKDLIVENERKLNEAQKNAAAKRAQLEMLSGGEARTEGFPPGAQMLLDPPDDYTPDRAGIIGPLAEQMTTSPEYQTALEAILRPCIDAIVVRDEAYAREALNWLRDQEAGSARLFSVSSPKEAATLDSSAIGKGLLDCITFDDAVAPLVRRLFWNVRVVGSEMEIPTVLSADTVVATQNGTVVSGCGASEIWMPGTEDKSPLARHQMRERLQVEINALETEIQAVETALETLRGEESGIAGTIENARHMLEEFRRELALQEGERQVIVRETATARDRVETVTFELDNLTESESEGVEMRTRLANELQEIRDRQSAVRIQSAEQTKALTEIEERRSDALQITSEHRIVYSQKSGALEHLNNRKQPMEARIGELEELINDRTGGIDSYNRRIEDLRVSIEDEQNKIEPLEIRLDETSQTLEAERARREETIQILTTAENRLRTIRTGLEAELNRKSKFEVEKAEYAMRYDNALERVTGAYHITKEELGESEAPRWENDEVPEREVIETRVAELQAKIDSMGPVNLVAIEEHAEHEERYAFLNKQQEDLLAAKTQLLDMIKTINNTTTELFKETFDKVNEQFQEMFKRLFGGGSAKLVLTDDEDVLEAGIEIIARPPGKKLQTISLLSGGERTMTAVALLFSLFKVKPSPFCVLDELDAALDDANINRFVDALKDFLTMSQFVIITHSRQTIAAADVIYGVTMQTRGISKVVSMKFADYTANEKNMK, encoded by the coding sequence GTGTATTTGAAAACCTTGGAAATCGTTGGCTTTAAGAGCTTCGCGAACAAGACCAAGCTCGAATTCGAGCCGGGCATGACGGCGATTGTCGGGCCCAACGGCTGCGGCAAAAGCAACGTATCGGACTCGGTGCGCTGGGTGCTGGGTGAACAGCGCGCCCGGGCGCTGCGCGGCGCCAAGATGGAGGACGTGATCTTCAACGGCACCGATTCCGCCAAACCGCTCGGCATGGCCGAGGTGAGCATCACCTTGGCCGACTGCACGGAAGCGCTCGGCATCGAGTTTAACGAGGTGTGCATTACCCGGCGCGTGTTCCGTTCGGGCGAGAGTGGCTATTTCCTCAACCGCAAGGCGTGCCGCCTAAAGGATATCCACCGCCTGTTCATGGACACCGGCGTTGGCACCGACTCCTATTCCGTGCTCGAGCAGGGCAAGATCGACCAGATTCTCTCCGCGCGCCCGGAAGACCGCCGCACCGTCTTCGAAGAGGCTTCCGGCATCACCAAATACAAGGCCGATAAAAAGGAGGCCCTGCGCAAACTGGAGCACACCGAGGCCAACCTGCTGCGCTTGGACGATGTGATCCGCGAGGTGAAGCGCCAGATCATTTCGCTGCAGCGCCAGGCGGGCAAGGCCAAGCGCTTCAAGGAGCTCTCGGAAGAGATGCGCGGCCTCGACATCTATGTCACCAACCAGCGGCTGCAGGAATATGCCCGGAAGCTCAACGAACTGACCGGCGAACTGAATGTGCTGGAGCGCAAGGTGAACGAGCTGCACGAGCAGGTCGAAACCGCCGAAGACGAAGCCGAATCCTCGCGCAAGGCGCTCACCGAACTCGAGGAGACCATCTCGGTGGCCATGGAACAGGCCTCCGCCGCACGGAGCGAGCTGGAGCGCACCCGCAACCTGATCGCGATGAACACCGACCGCATCGCCGAGCTCTCCACCCTCGCCCAGCGCAATTCGCAGGAGACCGAGGAAGCCCGCATGCGCCTCGAAGCGCACCGCAACGAGCTGCAAAAAATCATCGACGACATCGCCGAGGCCCAAACCGCCAAGGCGGAAGCCGCCGAAGGGTTGGAGAAGGTTACCGCGGTCCAGAAGGACGTCGAAGAGCAGATGAACGGCACCCGGGCGCAGCTCAACAACCTGCGCAACGAGTCGGTCGCCCTCGATTCCAAGGCCTCCAAGATGCAGAACGAGCTCAACGCCCTCGATGCGCGCGACCGCGAGGCGATGCTCAAGAAGGAACGCCTCGCCACCGAGAAATCGGAACTCGAGCGCTCCCTCAAATCCTTTCTTGAGCGCGAGGAGGAAATGAACGGCAAGGTTGAAATGCTACAGGGCAAGGTGGCCGAACAGGCCGATACGCTCAACGCCCTCAACTCCGACCGCGCCAACCGCAAGGATTTGATTGTCGAGAACGAACGCAAGCTGAACGAGGCACAGAAGAACGCCGCCGCCAAGCGCGCACAGCTCGAAATGCTTTCCGGCGGCGAGGCCCGTACGGAAGGGTTCCCGCCCGGCGCACAGATGCTGCTCGATCCGCCCGACGACTATACGCCCGACCGCGCCGGCATCATCGGCCCGCTGGCCGAACAGATGACCACGTCGCCGGAATACCAGACCGCGCTCGAGGCCATCCTGCGCCCGTGCATCGATGCCATCGTCGTCCGCGACGAGGCCTATGCGCGCGAAGCGCTCAACTGGCTGCGCGACCAGGAGGCCGGCAGCGCCCGCCTGTTCAGCGTATCCTCCCCCAAGGAAGCGGCCACGCTCGATTCCTCCGCCATTGGCAAGGGGTTGCTCGACTGCATCACGTTCGACGATGCCGTGGCCCCGCTGGTGCGCCGCCTTTTCTGGAACGTGCGCGTGGTGGGTTCCGAAATGGAGATCCCCACGGTCTTGTCGGCCGACACCGTGGTCGCCACCCAAAACGGGACCGTGGTTTCCGGTTGCGGCGCGTCGGAAATCTGGATGCCCGGAACCGAAGACAAGAGCCCCCTCGCCCGCCACCAGATGCGCGAGCGGTTGCAGGTGGAGATCAACGCGCTGGAAACGGAAATCCAAGCCGTGGAAACCGCGCTCGAAACCCTGCGCGGTGAAGAGTCCGGCATTGCCGGCACCATCGAGAACGCCCGCCACATGCTCGAAGAGTTCCGCCGCGAACTCGCGCTGCAGGAGGGCGAACGGCAGGTCATTGTCCGCGAAACCGCCACCGCGCGCGACCGCGTTGAAACCGTTACGTTCGAACTCGACAACCTGACCGAGAGCGAAAGCGAAGGCGTTGAAATGCGCACCCGCCTGGCCAACGAGCTCCAGGAAATCCGCGACCGCCAGTCCGCCGTACGCATCCAGAGCGCCGAGCAGACCAAGGCTCTGACCGAAATCGAGGAACGGCGCAGCGATGCCCTGCAGATCACCTCGGAGCACCGGATTGTCTACTCGCAGAAATCGGGGGCGCTGGAGCATCTCAACAACCGTAAACAGCCGATGGAAGCGCGCATTGGCGAGCTCGAAGAACTGATCAACGACCGCACCGGCGGGATCGATTCCTACAACCGCCGCATCGAAGACCTGCGGGTTTCCATCGAGGACGAGCAGAACAAGATCGAGCCGCTCGAGATCCGGCTGGACGAGACCTCGCAGACGCTCGAAGCCGAACGCGCGCGCCGCGAGGAAACCATCCAGATCCTCACCACCGCCGAAAACCGGTTGCGGACCATCCGCACCGGGCTGGAAGCCGAACTCAACCGCAAATCCAAGTTCGAGGTCGAGAAGGCCGAATATGCCATGCGCTACGACAACGCGCTGGAACGCGTGACCGGCGCCTACCACATTACCAAGGAAGAACTCGGCGAATCCGAAGCCCCCCGCTGGGAAAACGACGAGGTGCCCGAGCGTGAGGTGATTGAAACCCGCGTGGCCGAGCTCCAGGCCAAGATCGATTCGATGGGCCCGGTCAACCTGGTGGCCATCGAGGAACACGCCGAGCACGAAGAACGCTATGCCTTCCTGAACAAGCAGCAGGAAGACCTGCTGGCGGCCAAGACCCAGCTGCTCGACATGATCAAGACCATCAACAACACCACCACCGAGCTGTTCAAAGAGACCTTCGACAAGGTGAACGAGCAGTTCCAGGAAATGTTCAAGCGGCTCTTTGGCGGCGGTTCCGCCAAGCTGGTTTTGACCGACGACGAGGACGTGCTCGAGGCCGGCATCGAAATCATTGCCCGCCCCCCCGGAAAGAAGCTGCAGACCATTTCGCTGCTTTCGGGCGGCGAGCGCACCATGACGGCGGTCGCCCTGCTCTTCTCGCTCTTCAAGGTCAAGCCCAGCCCCTTCTGCGTGCTCGACGAGCTCGATGCCGCCCTCGACGACGCCAACATCAACCGCTTTGTCGATGCCCTGAAGGATTTCCTCACCATGTCGCAATTCGTCATCATCACGCACAGCCGCCAGACCATTGCCGCGGCCGACGTGATCTACGGCGTCACCATGCAAACCCGCGGCATCTCCAAGGTGGTCTCGATGAAGTTCGCCGACTACACCGCCAACGAGAAAAATATGAAATAG
- a CDS encoding glycoside hydrolase family 38 N-terminal domain-containing protein, which produces MKEFHVISHTHWDREWYQPFEEMRLRLLDLVDNLLAIFEQQPDYVFHMDAQIVCLEDYLEVRPHRRADIARHIREGRLLVGPWYVQNDFNLCSGEATVRNLLIGSTLAEEWGACQRVGYAPDQFGLTGQLPQIYAGFGVFHTLAARGYRFYERAEDGALRQKTMPMEFDWIGADGTRMNSVNLACWYNNAQRFPSDDSKAWAYLRLVEENLEPISSTPTKLLMNGVDHLEPQDDLLPILDGLQKRLGEAAQIKQSTMIECLEKIAADFEGRAKPEIQGELRHGDTTLILQGTLSSRPYLKLLNMQCQNLLELVLEPLYTHLAQWSGGAVEYPADMLDYLWKELQKNHAHDSICGCSADRVHQDNENRFMRILDAANELRRRGLNHLVQRIDRKGMDSDGYILTVANTLPYERAEMVEAELHPLLDDGFESFSLIDEKGKAIDFELLATGEGNRCLFTPCNLPGQKRVHNHRIRFRLAVPAGGYRTLRLYRNAKEAEVASTLRPAPQGWVMQNEFMRVVVGADGQVDLLDSETGIESPDIFGFEDVADVGESYWFTPDPGAAPIDCTGNPEVAIVGERGVRLTYAFGVRLHLWLDAGCRHLAVSAEVDNRRENHRLRLLVHTDVHSDECLSSQPFDCVRRSGSPPFPDLRDDWTEPNNGLVSVKDWNKQFSIFNNGIYEYEHLRDARGTIALTLMRSTARIANDPMCCQDTHAPDPMWDAPENQCLRKVSYRLAIRPGQATEAALMREMQGFQVPLLAVFDAVDSRKFSGGRPYVGEPGLQEYWHRLPGDPEINFPLQREGLALDEKAVFSALKRAHDRAAWILRFFNPAENAMVAEAPKLEARVSDLDERTGGAEWSAGMKVGAKKIVTLRFTKRIGETNDND; this is translated from the coding sequence ATGAAGGAATTTCACGTCATATCGCATACGCACTGGGATCGCGAGTGGTACCAGCCTTTTGAGGAGATGCGCCTGCGCCTGCTCGACCTGGTCGACAACCTGTTGGCCATCTTCGAGCAGCAACCGGACTATGTCTTCCACATGGACGCCCAGATCGTCTGCCTGGAGGACTACCTCGAAGTCCGGCCGCATCGGCGCGCCGACATCGCGCGGCACATCCGCGAAGGCCGCCTGCTGGTGGGGCCGTGGTATGTCCAGAACGATTTCAACCTGTGCAGCGGCGAGGCCACCGTCCGCAACCTGCTGATCGGCTCGACCCTTGCGGAAGAATGGGGCGCGTGCCAGCGCGTCGGCTATGCGCCCGACCAGTTTGGCCTAACCGGGCAGCTGCCGCAAATCTATGCGGGCTTCGGGGTGTTCCATACGCTCGCCGCGCGCGGCTACCGCTTCTATGAACGCGCGGAAGATGGCGCGCTCAGGCAAAAGACCATGCCGATGGAGTTCGACTGGATCGGTGCCGACGGCACGCGCATGAATTCGGTCAACCTGGCTTGCTGGTACAACAATGCGCAGCGTTTCCCCTCCGACGACAGCAAGGCCTGGGCATATCTGAGGCTGGTGGAGGAAAACCTGGAGCCGATTTCCAGCACGCCAACCAAGCTCTTGATGAACGGGGTTGACCATCTCGAACCGCAGGACGATCTGCTGCCCATTCTCGACGGGCTCCAGAAGCGGCTGGGCGAAGCGGCGCAAATCAAGCAATCGACCATGATTGAATGCCTGGAAAAAATCGCGGCGGATTTCGAGGGGCGGGCCAAGCCGGAGATCCAAGGCGAACTGCGCCACGGCGACACCACCCTGATTCTGCAGGGCACGCTCTCCTCGCGCCCCTATCTGAAACTGCTCAACATGCAGTGCCAGAACCTGCTTGAGCTGGTGCTGGAACCCCTCTACACCCATCTCGCCCAATGGTCGGGCGGCGCGGTGGAATATCCCGCCGACATGCTCGACTATCTATGGAAAGAGCTTCAGAAGAACCACGCGCACGACAGCATATGCGGATGCAGCGCCGACCGCGTTCACCAAGACAACGAAAACCGCTTCATGCGCATCCTCGATGCGGCGAACGAACTGCGCCGGCGGGGATTGAACCATCTCGTCCAGCGCATCGACCGCAAGGGCATGGATTCCGACGGATATATCCTGACCGTTGCGAATACCCTTCCATACGAACGCGCCGAAATGGTCGAGGCCGAACTGCATCCGTTGCTGGACGACGGGTTCGAGTCGTTTTCCCTGATCGATGAAAAAGGGAAAGCCATCGATTTCGAACTGCTGGCAACGGGTGAGGGCAACCGTTGCCTGTTCACGCCCTGCAACCTGCCCGGCCAAAAGCGGGTGCACAACCATCGCATCCGTTTCCGCCTGGCGGTTCCCGCCGGAGGCTACCGCACCTTGCGGTTGTATCGGAATGCGAAGGAGGCGGAGGTGGCAAGCACCCTGCGTCCGGCGCCGCAGGGCTGGGTGATGCAGAACGAGTTCATGCGCGTTGTGGTGGGCGCCGACGGGCAGGTTGACCTGCTCGATTCCGAGACCGGGATCGAGAGCCCCGATATTTTCGGCTTCGAGGATGTGGCGGATGTGGGCGAATCCTATTGGTTCACGCCCGACCCCGGGGCCGCGCCGATCGATTGCACGGGCAACCCCGAGGTCGCCATCGTCGGGGAACGGGGCGTGCGGCTCACGTATGCCTTCGGGGTAAGGCTGCACCTTTGGCTGGATGCCGGGTGCCGGCACCTCGCGGTTTCGGCGGAGGTGGACAACCGTCGCGAAAACCACCGCCTGCGCCTGCTGGTGCATACGGATGTACATTCCGACGAGTGCCTCAGCTCCCAGCCGTTCGACTGTGTTCGGCGGAGCGGTTCCCCGCCCTTCCCGGATTTGCGCGACGACTGGACCGAACCCAACAACGGGCTCGTTTCGGTGAAGGATTGGAACAAGCAATTTTCCATTTTCAACAACGGGATCTATGAATACGAGCACCTGCGCGATGCCCGCGGAACCATCGCCCTCACGCTGATGCGCTCCACCGCGCGCATCGCCAACGACCCCATGTGCTGCCAGGACACCCATGCGCCAGACCCGATGTGGGACGCGCCGGAAAACCAATGCCTGCGCAAGGTGTCGTATCGCCTGGCCATCCGGCCGGGGCAGGCGACCGAAGCCGCGTTGATGCGCGAAATGCAGGGTTTCCAGGTTCCGCTGCTGGCGGTGTTCGATGCGGTGGATAGCCGCAAGTTCAGCGGCGGCCGCCCCTATGTCGGCGAGCCCGGGCTTCAGGAATATTGGCACCGCCTGCCGGGCGACCCGGAAATCAATTTCCCGCTGCAGCGCGAAGGGCTGGCCCTTGATGAAAAGGCCGTGTTCAGCGCATTGAAGCGCGCGCACGACCGGGCCGCATGGATTCTGCGCTTCTTCAACCCCGCGGAAAACGCGATGGTCGCCGAGGCGCCGAAGCTGGAGGCCCGGGTGTCGGATTTGGACGAGCGCACGGGCGGTGCCGAGTGGTCGGCGGGAATGAAGGTTGGCGCGAAAAAAATTGTTACGCTACGCTTTACTAAGAGGATTGGAGAAACAAATGACAATGATTGA
- a CDS encoding amidophosphoribosyltransferase: MSDWIGHECGIAAVRLLKPLDYYIEKYGTAMYAVNKLTLLMEKQHNRGQDGAGACAIKLDMPPGVPYIFRTRSADKNPIMAVRNRMVKAFADAREKHPEKMDDGAWVKENVLFAGELLLGHLRYGTHGAQGESFCHPFLRQNNWMTRNLVVAGNFNLTNNNELFDMLVDLGQHPRNKADTVMVLEKIGHFLDEANDFLFRKYRKEGLNRIEITEKIVRELDVTRILKKATRSFDGGYVMCGMIGHGDLFALRDPSGIRPGFYYQDDEIVVIASERPQIQTALNIPIGEVKEIDPGHALIVKRTGEVRMEKVNEPLEKTPCSFERIYFSRGTDADIYQERKNLGRSLVRRVLDKVDYDLENTVFSYIPNTAETAFFGLVEGVKDMVGERMKYHLLKESRLTAERIDELLSFQPRVEKLMTKDAKLRTFITADADREDLVAQVYDTTYGIVKPTDTLVVLDDSIVRGTTLRTSILRILDRLGMKKIVIVSSAPQIRFPDCYGIDMSKMKDFVAFEAAVELLRESGREHVLNTIYEACKEDEKKPRSEAQNQVRGLFEPFTPDQVSDKIAQLLTPEGMKAEVQIIYQSIGGLHEACPGHKGDWYFTGNYPTPGGHRVANRSFINFMENSNERAY, from the coding sequence ATGAGCGATTGGATCGGCCATGAGTGCGGTATTGCCGCCGTTAGACTTCTGAAACCGCTCGATTACTACATCGAGAAATACGGCACCGCCATGTATGCCGTCAACAAGCTGACACTCCTGATGGAGAAGCAGCACAACCGCGGGCAGGACGGCGCCGGCGCCTGCGCGATCAAACTCGATATGCCGCCGGGCGTGCCCTATATCTTCCGAACGCGCTCGGCCGACAAAAACCCGATCATGGCCGTGCGCAACCGCATGGTGAAGGCCTTTGCCGATGCCCGCGAAAAGCATCCGGAAAAGATGGATGACGGCGCGTGGGTAAAGGAGAACGTGCTCTTCGCCGGAGAACTTTTGCTGGGGCATCTGCGCTATGGCACCCACGGTGCACAGGGCGAATCCTTCTGCCATCCCTTCCTGCGCCAGAATAACTGGATGACCCGCAACCTGGTGGTGGCCGGCAATTTTAACCTGACCAACAACAACGAGCTGTTCGATATGCTCGTCGATCTCGGTCAGCACCCGCGCAACAAGGCGGACACGGTGATGGTGCTCGAAAAGATCGGGCACTTCCTCGACGAAGCCAACGATTTCCTCTTCCGCAAATACCGCAAGGAAGGGCTCAACCGAATCGAGATCACCGAGAAGATCGTGCGCGAACTCGATGTTACCCGGATCCTCAAAAAGGCCACCCGTTCCTTCGACGGCGGCTATGTGATGTGCGGAATGATCGGCCATGGCGACCTGTTTGCCCTGCGCGATCCGAGCGGCATCCGCCCCGGTTTCTATTACCAGGACGACGAAATCGTGGTGATCGCCTCCGAACGCCCGCAGATCCAGACGGCGCTCAATATCCCGATCGGGGAGGTTAAGGAGATTGATCCGGGTCACGCCCTGATCGTCAAGCGGACGGGCGAAGTCAGGATGGAGAAGGTCAACGAACCCCTGGAAAAAACACCCTGTTCGTTCGAACGCATCTACTTTTCGCGCGGCACCGACGCCGACATCTACCAGGAACGCAAGAACCTGGGGCGCTCGCTGGTGCGCCGTGTGCTCGACAAGGTGGACTACGACCTGGAGAACACCGTGTTTTCCTACATCCCCAACACGGCAGAGACCGCCTTTTTCGGGCTGGTCGAAGGGGTCAAGGACATGGTGGGCGAGCGGATGAAATACCATCTGCTAAAGGAAAGCCGCCTGACCGCCGAGCGTATCGACGAGCTGCTTTCGTTCCAGCCCCGCGTTGAAAAGCTGATGACCAAGGATGCCAAGCTGCGCACCTTCATCACGGCCGATGCCGACCGCGAAGATCTCGTTGCGCAGGTGTACGATACCACATACGGCATTGTTAAGCCGACCGATACGCTCGTGGTGCTCGACGACTCCATCGTGCGCGGTACGACGCTGCGCACATCCATCCTTCGCATTCTCGACCGCCTCGGTATGAAGAAGATCGTCATTGTTTCCTCCGCGCCTCAGATCCGTTTCCCGGACTGCTATGGTATCGACATGTCGAAGATGAAGGATTTCGTGGCCTTCGAGGCCGCGGTTGAATTGTTGCGCGAATCCGGGCGCGAACATGTGCTGAACACTATCTACGAGGCGTGCAAAGAAGATGAGAAAAAGCCACGGTCCGAAGCCCAAAACCAGGTGCGAGGGCTGTTTGAACCGTTTACGCCCGACCAGGTTTCCGACAAGATTGCCCAGTTGCTCACGCCGGAGGGCATGAAGGCCGAGGTGCAAATCATCTATCAAAGCATCGGCGGCCTGCACGAAGCCTGCCCCGGCCACAAGGGCGATTGGTACTTCACGGGCAACTACCCAACCCCCGGCGGCCACCGCGTCGCCAATCGCTCCTTCATCAACTTCATGGAAAACAGCAACGAACGCGCCTATTGA
- a CDS encoding sulfatase family protein — MKRLFCMLCLLGVAFGAVAAKKPNVILIITDDQSWDTLGFMGGKVHTPRIDQMAKEGLYLTDFNVTSTVCSPSRYSFLTGRYAGRCTGERFMLEHPPGDQTQVENIGEMEPDRWNLAKLLRKNGYKTGFVGKSHLINHDWLSEHGGNEASWKRAGLELYARDADPRDPEVNAKMQRNHRKWCEAMKPYGFDYVDGFYAANLRELFNDALNVHNLDWTVDKAFRFLEGAGDEPFFLYFSTTLHHGPAPWSNTFSMDADPRMTGEGFVEEGFEVLPSRADVLERNRQAGFKDNKAFALWLDDGVGAILDKVKQLGLEEDTLVVFVSDHGSYRHGKATLHDYGMRVPMVLRWKGTIKPGSKYDGIVGNIDFAPTILDLCGIQPPADYAMDGVSFKPVLSGSQEPVRSVLFGELGHSRGVKTKEWKYISVRYPEKLQAKIDRGEKFKGFEGNEIDRPYLTRNGHLGHHASSQNPHYFEADQLYNLKTDPEETENVFTQHPEAAQRMKKELSNALKQFENRPFGEFTR; from the coding sequence ATGAAGCGTCTGTTTTGCATGTTGTGTTTGCTGGGGGTGGCGTTCGGGGCGGTTGCCGCGAAGAAGCCGAACGTGATCCTGATCATCACCGACGACCAGAGCTGGGACACGCTCGGTTTCATGGGCGGCAAGGTGCACACGCCGCGCATCGACCAAATGGCGAAGGAGGGGCTCTACCTCACGGACTTCAACGTGACGTCCACGGTCTGCTCGCCGTCGCGCTACAGTTTCCTGACCGGGCGCTATGCCGGGCGCTGCACCGGCGAACGCTTCATGCTTGAGCATCCGCCTGGCGACCAGACCCAGGTCGAAAACATTGGTGAAATGGAGCCAGACCGCTGGAACCTGGCGAAGTTGCTCCGTAAAAACGGATACAAAACGGGCTTCGTGGGAAAGAGCCATTTGATCAACCATGATTGGCTCAGTGAGCATGGGGGAAACGAAGCCAGCTGGAAAAGGGCCGGCCTGGAGCTTTACGCAAGGGATGCCGACCCAAGGGACCCCGAGGTGAACGCGAAAATGCAGCGCAACCACCGGAAATGGTGCGAGGCCATGAAGCCGTACGGCTTCGACTATGTCGATGGGTTTTACGCGGCGAACCTCCGCGAGTTGTTTAATGATGCCTTGAACGTCCACAACCTGGATTGGACGGTGGACAAGGCGTTCCGGTTTTTGGAGGGCGCCGGCGACGAACCGTTTTTCCTCTATTTTTCAACCACGCTGCACCATGGCCCGGCGCCGTGGTCGAATACGTTTTCCATGGATGCCGACCCGCGCATGACCGGCGAGGGTTTTGTGGAGGAGGGCTTCGAGGTCCTGCCATCGCGCGCCGATGTGCTGGAGCGCAACCGCCAGGCGGGGTTCAAGGACAACAAGGCGTTTGCGCTTTGGCTCGACGACGGCGTCGGGGCGATCCTCGACAAGGTGAAGCAGCTGGGGCTGGAGGAGGATACGCTGGTGGTCTTCGTTTCCGACCATGGTTCCTATCGCCACGGCAAGGCCACGCTGCACGACTACGGCATGCGCGTGCCGATGGTGCTTCGCTGGAAAGGGACGATCAAGCCGGGGTCGAAGTATGACGGCATCGTGGGCAATATTGATTTTGCCCCGACCATCCTCGACCTCTGCGGCATCCAGCCTCCGGCCGACTATGCGATGGATGGCGTCAGCTTCAAGCCCGTGCTGTCCGGCAGCCAGGAGCCGGTCCGCTCGGTGTTGTTCGGCGAGCTGGGCCATTCGCGCGGCGTCAAGACCAAGGAGTGGAAATACATCTCCGTCCGCTACCCGGAAAAGCTCCAGGCAAAGATCGACCGCGGTGAAAAGTTCAAGGGTTTCGAGGGCAACGAAATCGACCGGCCCTACCTGACGCGCAACGGCCATTTGGGGCACCATGCCTCCAGCCAGAACCCGCACTATTTCGAGGCCGACCAGCTCTACAATCTCAAGACCGATCCCGAGGAAACCGAAAACGTCTTCACGCAGCATCCGGAAGCCGCGCAGCGCATGAAGAAGGAGCTTTCCAACGCATTGAAGCAATTCGAAAACCGCCCCTTTGGCGAATTCACCCGATAG